The DNA segment aataaatcacgtATAATTCTTTGGAAATAAAcgaattattatcattatcttTATCAGCACTTATTTAGTGCTGATTAATAAGAGGGTACATTCATTACTACGAACATATTAATCGGTttcagtttatatttataacattacttCGAACTTACGCAATATTAGGTGTAGGTTCTATGAACACGTTGAACTGAAACCTCGCTGACACGTCGACAGGTACACCCagtttctgaaaaaaaaaattgcgttgAATAAACAACATACTAATAAAAAGGGTCTTACTTTTAGATACAGTTAACAATAAAGTATACTCgctaatcaaaatttaaatggagttttatttttgattaataacCCCATAATTGAACTGTtacttaacataataataaacatgtatattataagatttaaatataaatgtacactgtaataaaaaaaaacgcagAACAGAAATTGGTGGAGAGAAATTCGCGCCAGATCGCCAGTTATCCtacgattatctagttaaacATGCATCTATATCTGCTAGGTATATAGATGAGAGATCCCGAAAGATATCTCTggataaattatgtaaaaattttaattaaatgaacgGAGCGCAACTGGCCACCTTATCGCTTTcgggcaaccactgtgagaaaaaaaatgtattaaattagctaaggtaggcaagaattgcaaaaatacatatagtaCATATTGTTTTAAGGATACAattaaacaggaacaaaaaaaaacaaactaaactaaaaggaactatttaatataaataaagcgatggaaaacttaaatattaaattattacaataaccCTGACTAAAAACAAGTCCGAGAACGCTATTAAGATAGTGGGGTCACAGCAAGATTAAAGGGGGACATGGACCAGATCCACCGTCACTAATTGATCATTCAATGTGCTGATTGACCGTTTTATATTCCATCTTCATAGCTACATTGTTGGTGCATTTATCGTTATTGTTAAGGCGCGTAAGGACACCTTATGTGCATTTCCCGCCTGCGACACAAAGGCACGTGATTGGACTACCGTTTCTATGCGAACGATTCaacgaaataattttatttaggaaTCGGCTGCTAATCACTAAACTATGGAGTTGTCTGCGATACTTTTATATGACTAAATAAACttagattacattaattaatctaCCTAACaacctatatattatattaaatattacacacTCTTACGATTTTATTAGACTAAAGTTGTGTTGAATAAACGTAGTAGTTTATTTGTTGGACTTAACCCGCTATACAGCTGTTCAATATAGAAAGTGTTAAGTACGCATTATCCTCTTATACATATACTTATACGTCTAGAAGTTTTGAAATATTGATTAACTCACCGGTTCAACGCCAAAGTAGAAGGAATGTTTTTTAGGGTCAGGATTGAGACCTTGGACCTTTTCCCGGAGCTCCTGATCCCCATGTAGGAAGTGTGGTAAAGAGAGGAAGGCGGGTGCTCCATACCGACATGCGGAAACATTCATCACGCCGCGCCAGCCACACTCCTCGTCACAGAAACAGGTATGGTCAGGCGTTAGCGGCGCTGGAAGTATTATTCATGTATTGTCATTTCTTTATTCATCTTTTTCTACTTAatcttttaaatcaattaatattattagtataacattaagagcagtgttggcctcaTAGTTTCAAAGTGTTACTCTCATACCGGAGGTCATAAGTTCGAACCATATATCACTCGCTggtacggtgaagaaaaacatcgtaaggaaacttttgccttagacacaaaaagtgtGGCGTGTGCACAGAAGGCAGATCACCAGATACATgcaggtacagaaatctgaggcccaaaccctAAAAGGTCGTAGCATACTATGTCTTATAAAAACACTgtttttttaagatatttttaaagctgCGTCTGGACTGTTCCTAGAAATAGCTACAGCagaattctaaaattatttttgattcagCCTATATTTTATCTGAGGCTTGCTATGAgattacgtaataaaataataacatatttccTAAGTAAAATTGTTACTGTTAATCCAAATTAacttttactataattttttataggcAGATAGACTTACAAAAATCAAAGCTGGTTTCAGTCAGCTCATACTTATGGTAGGTGAGCCCCTGATTAGTACATGTCTCAGAATAGTCGAAGTAAACAGTACGACACAAATCTCCCATGAAGATTTCGAGCTGGGACTCTTCTGTCAGGTTGTGGGGCATAAACTCACCCGCACTACCAGCCATctggaaatataaataaaatattatacataggtTATGTAAATACACATTAAAAGAATAGAAAACGCGAGCTGGACTCACGATCAAACtagattaatattacattatgttatcaatacagattaaatataataatcaagtgaaaacatttgtttgccttctgtgttgGGTTGGTGAAATCCGCAAATCTTTTATCTCCTgggaacaaaaaatacaaaaattacctTTGAACAAGATCCCTCGTAGTACGGCAGGTGGTCAAGATGATTCCACCGAACTATCTGACCTGGCAGGACCCCGGGAACCTCGCCTGTCGTTATTTCAACATAACCGTCGGTGTCTATAGAATTATTCCtctgaaaaacaaattaataaatcaacctATGTAAAAAATTCTCATTAATCAGAATGTATATcaatgtaaaaataacaatataaaaacgaGAGGCGTTGTCAAAAAACATACCTCTATTTAATcgttattacttttttaaatatacattattaatgcGTCTATTTAAAGAACTAATTTCATTTTAGGCAACGGGTAGACATTTTTGCCTATatcatatttctttatagtcgtaaaataattataatatttgatatgTTTGTTgcttttgttgtttgtcttatctatgtttgtgtataaattttgtttatcatggtaacaacttaaaatatattgacatAATGGTATTAAAACCAGCGCTCCATCGCTAATCTAGTGTTTTCGTTCAAGTTTGAAGATAAAAGTAAAGAATTAATTCAATTGGAACAAAAGAAAAGTATATGATCAGCATAATGCGTCGTGCAATTTTGTCTAAGACTATAGTTAGACtgttgtattattatacaaaatcgGGAACAAACAATAATACTTGTCCTTCAAAATCATTGATAACAAGCAATTGTGTTATTATTAGTATGAACGTCTATTAACGCCTCGTATTGATTGATTCTCGTCCATTATTCAGTCAATtggataaagtttaaattgcagatattgcaatataaaattcaatgacTTGTTTATCAACATTGTTTTCGTTTCATTTCTTGGTGAAGGATTATTGATAAACTTTGCACTTACAtcgtaaatgttaaaattaatttccaattattaacgggataaatattattactaatatagTAATGTCAGCCATTTTCTTTTGGCATTGAGTTTcgtttaaaatacaaacacgAATTATCTGCGTAATCATCTTATCACCAATGTTTCGGGTTAGAAAACTACAACACAATTTATGAAGATGTAGACATTTTGATGtgtgaagaaatattttattaagtggaaagactttatttagcaatagtaaaaattttttgaagtgaaacttctttatcggcgtaggaaaaaaatttaccgtcacatttttcggttacgcggtATCTTTTTCTTATCCCTACCacagttgattcgaagagatttgaagccattaataacaaaaatatataataacgataacaatgatagtaataattctattacaattaatgaaattctctaataatcttagtagtaataaggtaaaatgaaataattgtattatttgtattcatatctatgataataaaagccttagccttaatttaactttatttaaccaatttctgtaaagttgcatatagtagataatttttcgaaaaataaggtcataaagaagtttctctgcttacgtgtgtacactagtacaggcacacattttcttaatataaagttgtttaatgtttaatttcagttttatttttaaagtgaaacttctttaggcgcatgagggtaaactttttacggatgaaacgcaataataataatattagcgtcaTGAAGATGTGCAGCATTTTTGTCGAAAAAAAgagagagagcgattgagaccaattgagagagagagagaaagagTGAATGTAGCATGAAGCAAATAGCCATGGAGCGAGAGTAGAACGACAATAGTTGGTATTTTTAGAAGCTATTTAGATAATGTTGAACACACGAACTTATATTGCATATTACACTTATCGTAAATCATAATGCTTTAGTCACAACAATACTAATAGAAATCGCGtcgaataatgtaaatatccaagaaataaaattaaaaaataaaagttataatttgtgaaattattaaaattaatatattaattttcgacACTTTTAATGGTTTAATGACAACTAAATTCATTAAGCTcctaacatattattttttccctCCCTCTAAGGCTCGGAAATctaaagttttagatttgtttaagtatgaacaagacttaaaaattagtttgccaaaaaagtttcacttctgacatgtgtattttgtacgcacgcacttttttttacctattaatgtacttaattgacctatgttttttcttttgaaCATTGTCTAActgttgttttatataatatatattatatatatatagctattagattacttaaaaataaataacgtttATGGCAACAAATTTTTGCTGgttcattgttatttttggTTGGTCCTCAGAGTTCTGTGTCCAGCGCACCTGCAATGCTCAGCTGTTGTACATGGATTTAGGCTTAAGAATCTGACACCACAAAGCTGACtgcttatattttaaactacgTAAATTATTctagtacatattttttataatttcaaaaagttACAATTACAAACTTACCCCATAAAACAGTCCAAATTTATCCAATGGGGGTGCACCTCCAGTTGTGCTGGCGGGAAGGTTCTTAGCAATATCCATTAGAGGGTCATCATACCCGTCAAACATCAGCTCCCCAGCCAATTTGGAGACTGATATGCCCTGTCCAAACATGGCCAGTGCCATAGACAAAGTCTTCTGGCGGAGGTAGCCCCAATACCTGGCACGGTATATTGCTGACTGGAATTAGATAAAAggtgttatattttatttgtataatatcaaAGAGAATTAGATATCTTAAAAATGatgtttttactattagttTTTGATTGTTGAATTTAGatcaaaataagtttataaagaaCATGCtgcttgaaaaaaaattaagacaaattattattttttcagctatgcaaatatatttatatgaacttTTTGAGTACAAAAACCACAACATAATGTATAATGgacaatgtatgtatttctgtaataaataaataaatagacattGTGTAACACTTCGCTTCAGTACGCATTCTTTACAATTTCCACACGGACATTGTACAAAATTGTTATCTGTTAAGACTTACTGCAGCAATAACATTGACGATGGTAACATTGTCATCAAGAGTGCCATTACTGGCCTCCGCGTCGTAGTGCCAACTCCGCTGTGTCATGTACGCCACCGTACCATTCTCCGGAAACCAAGAGATGTTCACGTGATGCCGGTGCTCCCGGAATACGTAGGGACctgtaatgttattttattgattaattaagaTTGAGGAGTTTGTCTAGTGGCTTTAGTACCTATAAATATGTGCAACTtgatcgaacggtgaagggaaacatcgtgagaaaactgTCATGTAAAATCAAATCGACGAAAGGTGAATGTAAAAAACTCATTTGTACTTGACTAAAATCAAGAAAGATAATCTGAGGTATACCGATAGTGgctattttgttaaaatcgTTAGAGTTTTTACTCGAGAGGTAACGAGTTGTCGCAATTCTGTGTAGCAATAAGATTTGAAAAGcagttatttcattaaaagatttaatccTTTAAGGAACTGGATATTAAATAGCgaacatattttgtataatttaattttccacTACAAAGAACCCTAAACAAGTCCACAATTGATAAATACCAGATGTTATTTCAATTAACTGCTGGGGTTACTTGATTACGATCTATAAAAAGGCCAACAAAGTAGCGTCTGAACGTTATAATTGATCAGctacaaaatgaaattaataatgcatGATTCGAatgtaaaagaaattataatttaaaatatataacaaaaagttAAGTTGATGCATTAACTGCGTCTGGACTTAAACCTTTtacgtctgggcctcagatttatctgttccgtgattatttttaataggcaagtacaGACCCACACCGTCGACTGTTTTGGGTCTAGAaaatgccggtttcctcgaacggtgaaggaatagCTTGGCTTGCCTTCACCGTCCGAGCGAACGTTATATGcgcatagacagaaagtctatcacagccggggatcgagccTATGTCCCCAaagatgagagtcacacgtaGAAACAACTAGGCCAATACAGCTCATCTTCTTTATATtctcaaaaatttaatacgtTGTTGTAATTTCTAAGATTCTTAgttatcaaaacaaaattttggtagtatataattagtttgggatcaataatttaaaaaatgcaattcagttttttaaactgttttattgCTAACAATTTTATACGCAGAGCTAAACTAATCATATCACTAATAGATGGACGGAAACATCAAAGTTCAATGgcattatgttatttaacttTGAAGCTAGATAACACTATTACGTATACgataaatgttttatctttttttaaaggttataGGACTGAGAAACAGCATAAAGTTTAtctaaattttgtaaattcttagtgttcaaattttaattgttgaaTTCTCCTGGACTTTTTGTTGTTACTGAATCCATCTAAGATAGTGTATATGTGCAAACTTATCACAGATTTAATGCAGATCCTGTCCCAATATTAATACGGAATGGCATTCCgacttcaataataaaagCGCTACAGAAATGTAGACATTGAAACGTGCATTACAGAACAGGTTATCAAAGGCAATTAAAACATGGTGATCCTTCTTcgtcttaattaaattaaatatttaactaatacacaaatatacagtatttacaatattctaaacctatatagttattataataaaaaaataaaaaagaatgaaacaaattaaaaagttttgtccccgtggcagtgtacctttaacgctggcagaatttcctcgctgtattgcgatacttattccttGAGAGAAAAAGgcaccagctctggtgtcACTACcagtgttatatatatactataccaGGTGTGCATTTGAACCCCTCggccaaagggaacaaaagaCTCTTTATCAgcaaaaataatcttaacctaactttaaatattagcCAGCTCCGATTCGAAATCTGCAGTCAAATATGCAAACCAGCAGAAGACTAATTGTGTGGTATGAAGGTTACAAAACGtgttatagtttttgtttacatcaaaaacatttttcttttacatgCCGGTTTTGGATAATTCCGCTAGCCAGGGAAGGAAACTCGTTATCaaatttgttgtaaatattatactgatttttattatgagtGTCAGTATTATGTTTAGAATTCATATTATGTACTTTAAGCATAGTATATgtagttagtttttttttaaattgtatggctgattaattcttttattttaataatatttgttatgttCATTgcatttatacattatttactatattcatatgaaaaatgtaaaagatTGTTGATCAAAACAAATTAGTCTCattggtttttttaatttatgaaaatgagactaattttattaattaattaattagtttattaatttatttattattaacaaaataagctaCTATTACAGATTACTCCAACGCGGcaactgtttatatttatatgacacACATACACAGAAAAAACAGtacaaaatttatagataaaaatatttacaaaaagactAACTATTTCTTACAGTATAGGAACTGACAGAAGCAGACCTTAAAGTAATGTGACCCTTTTAAGCACAACGTAGTACTTTACCTTACCGAACGTTTCagttaaaaaattagataGAATAATTTTTAGTGGGACGTTGAAGAATTCGTACTATTGTTGAATAGGTTTGATATTGATTATTAACTTGCAACGTTGGTGCTTTCCTTTAGCTTACCTAACTCCACCAAATTGGGGATCTCTTCCGGAAAGCTCTCCGGGTTGGTCCAGTTAAAAAGATACACTTCGAAGAAGAGAGGCACTGTCGGGGCCACCCAGTCACGGAATGATCTTGCATCTGGTTTCAGGGCTAGTTGCTgaaatcatttaaattgtgTCAGTACACGTTGAGAAACATTTGtcatcataaatattttgtttatcgtAATTAAACAATTGCCCTATCTACTACCGTTTCTACGTGGTATTATCATTCGTTTTTAGTCATAAttgaaaggctggcaacgcacttgcgagctctCTTGCAATGTCTCTGGGTGATCACatgaggtgagcctcctgaccGTTtgctgttataaaaaaaattagttatgTTGCACATATGAATTCTTTAACATAGTAATCTTTGCTATCACGATCACAAGCTTGGAGTGAAAAAGTCGCAAGGTAGGGCTGGGCTAGCGATGAACAACTCCAAAACAAAAGTCATGACGAATGCATCAGacgatattattattgtaaatggaGATTCAACTGAATACGTGAAAGAGTACACATATCTAGGCCAAAAAAAATCTCCAACCACTGATACTATGTCAAAAGAAATAGATACAAAAGTTGGGAAAGCATGGAAATGTTACTGGGGGAAGTAATGAAAAACAccgaaaagaaataaatttcaaaaactaTATAACACCTGCATACTTTTAGTCTTAACATACGGCTGTCAAACTTGGAACTCACTAAAGTGCAAACCAGGAAATTGAAGACATACCAGACGGCGATGGAAATAAGCATGCTAAATATTAGGAAGTCCGATagagttaataataaaatcgtaaCAAAGCGCACGTAAATTGAAGACGACAAGGATACGAGGactgaaatttttaaacactgCAAAATGCTGCCCATAAGAGAAAGAGTAGATAAATGCCTTCTAGATGACATATAAAAACGAGTGGAGCATGACGTACAGGCTTGTGCGGTAACGCAAGTTCGGCTCTGTACTtcgagagcaaacaacgtaTTCGGTGAGAGAATGTTGAGGTATTTGCTACCGCGGC comes from the Pieris brassicae chromosome 4, ilPieBrab1.1, whole genome shotgun sequence genome and includes:
- the LOC123708768 gene encoding protein peste-like isoform X1; translation: MRLRAAQWRRAGCVFAALLAAAALAAALSWNSIFESVFTSQLALKPDARSFRDWVAPTVPLFFEVYLFNWTNPESFPEEIPNLVELGPYVFREHRHHVNISWFPENGTVAYMTQRSWHYDAEASNGTLDDNVTIVNVIAASAIYRARYWGYLRQKTLSMALAMFGQGISVSKLAGELMFDGYDDPLMDIAKNLPASTTGGAPPLDKFGLFYGRNNSIDTDGYVEITTGEVPGVLPGQIVRWNHLDHLPYYEGSCSKMAGSAGEFMPHNLTEESQLEIFMGDLCRTVYFDYSETCTNQGLTYHKYELTETSFDFSPLTPDHTCFCDEECGWRGVMNVSACRYGAPAFLSLPHFLHGDQELREKVQGLNPDPKKHSFYFGVEPKLGVPVDVSARFQFNVFIEPTPNIALFESAPRMLFPVFWVQQKVMIDNKLASELRMVRAVSDWGATICACVALTFAGIITLASCCKKSQLKKPKDIIVTLERPRDEAEMKLNPSEKQNARGGRVCARRRKRLS
- the LOC123708768 gene encoding protein peste-like isoform X2, producing the protein MRLRAAQWRRAGCVFAALLAAAALAAALSWNSIFESVFTSQLALKPDARSFRDWVAPTVPLFFEVYLFNWTNPESFPEEIPNLVELGPYVFREHRHHVNISWFPENGTVAYMTQRSWHYDAEASNGTLDDNVTIVNVIAASAIYRARYWGYLRQKTLSMALAMFGQGISVSKLAGELMFDGYDDPLMDIAKNLPASTTGGAPPLDKFGLFYGRNNSIDTDGYVEITTGEVPGVLPGQIVRWNHLDHLPYYEGSCSKMAGSAGEFMPHNLTEESQLEIFMGDLCRTVYFDYSETCTNQGLTYHKYELTETSFDFSPLTPDHTCFCDEECGWRGVMNVSACRYGAPAFLSLPHFLHGDQELREKVQGLNPDPKKHSFYFGVEPKLGVPVDVSARFQFNVFIEPTPNIALFESAPRMLFPVFWVQQKVMIDNKLASELRMVRAVSDWGATICACVALTFAGIITLASCCKKSQLKKPKDIIVTLERPRDEAEMKLNPSEKQ